A DNA window from Theobroma cacao cultivar B97-61/B2 chromosome 5, Criollo_cocoa_genome_V2, whole genome shotgun sequence contains the following coding sequences:
- the LOC18600083 gene encoding uncharacterized protein LOC18600083, whose amino-acid sequence MNALLVASCNGQTKFVEKLVERMPEKALEKRGPGGYTALHHAAIGGHLKMAKALIRKNPKLTQITDNDGKTPLLCAVLLFSRHKLVRYLALKTTNEKPERPFSGCKGGDLMVNLTHMGFHVCDEDDPLETSDQDLGVEKQSQSNEAKTQVPCINKVTDKKLGHERACKLVHLCLEALLDYNERKRNEYFDKQKILHFAARCGVVEIVTASLHYFPDLIFSEHGSLILKNAIQCRQEKIFNLACKKTSLDKMFATMCYEPSISHLAAKLPIKRRLSDDSYAASQMQREMQWYKAIERIEHPRMRQLRSEEGKTGFECFSENRKQMRENAEKWMKDTSDSSMLVSTLIATVAFAAAFTVPGGNNDRGIPIFLNDTSFAVFFYSDALALFSSVTAILMFLSILTSSYKEEDFHRALPKRMIIGLASLFFALATMMVAFGAALAIVLSEKIRWVWGPIIFLASFPVTLFFRLQLPLFIEMIQSTYGSIFQREKIWRLSGNPDAAGPLY is encoded by the exons ATGAATGCTTTGCTTGTTGCTTCTTGTAATGGGCAAACTAAATTCGTTGAGAAGCTTGTAGAGCGTATGCCTGAAAAGGCACTTGAAAAGCGTGGCCCTGGAGGCTACACGGCTCTACATCATGCGGCCATCGGCGGCCATCTCAAGATGGCCAAAGCCTTGATTAGAAAAAACCCGAAATTGACTCAAATTACAGACAATGATGGAAAGACTCCACTTCTCTGCGCGGTTTTGTTGTTTTCCAGACACAAGCTGGTGCGGTACCTTGCCTTGAAAACAACAAATGAGAAGCCTGAACGCCCCTTCAGTGGTTGTAAGGGTGGCGACCTTATGGTTAATCTCACTCACATGGGATTCCATG TATGCGATGAGGATGACCCACTTGAAACCTCAGATCAGGACTTGGGAGTAGAAAAACAATCACAATCCAATGAAGCTAAAACTCAAG TACCTTGTATTAACAAGGTTACAGACAAAAAGTTGGGCCATGAACGTGCCTGCAAGTTGGTTCATCTTTGTTTAGAAGCTTTACTCGATTATAACGAACGAAAGCGGAACGAGTATTTTGACAAGCAGAAGATTCTCCACTTTGCTGCACGCTGTGGAGTCGTCGAAATTGTGACCGCATCTCTTCATTATTTTCCGGACCTGATTTTCTCAGAACATGGAAGTCTGATACTAAAAAATGCAATCCAATGTCGgcaagaaaaaattttcaacctcGCATGCAAAAAGACCTCACTTGATAAGATGTTTGCTACCATGTGTTACGAGCCTTCCATCTCACATTTAGCAGCAAAGCTTCCGATCAAACGTCGACTCTCGGATGATTCTTATGCAGCTTCGCAAATGCAGAGAGAGATGCAGTGGTATAAG GCGATAGAGCGTATTGAACATCCAAGAATGAGGCAACTGAGATCGGAAGAAGGGAAAACGGGTTTTGAATGTTTCTCGGAAAATCGCAAACAAATGCGCGAGAATGCAGAGAAATGGATGAAGGATACCTCAGATTCCAGTATGCTTGTTTCTACTCTCATTGCCACCGTGGCGTTTGCTGCAGCTTTTACAGTTCCTGGAGGAAACAATGACCGAGGAATACCGATTTTCCTCAACGATACATCATTTGCGGTATTTTTCTATTCGGATGCACTAGCACTGTTTTCATCAGTCACTGCCATCCTGATGTTCTTATCTATCCTAACTTCAAGTTACAAAGAGGAAGACTTCCACAGGGCATTGCCCAAGAGGATGATAATCGGTCTCGCCTCCCTCTTCTTCGCCTTAGCTACCATGATGGTAGCTTTCGGAGCAGCTCTCGCAATTGTACTAAGTGAGAAGATCAGATGGGTTTGGGGTCCAATTATTTTCTTGGCATCATTTCCGGTGACTCTGTTCTTCAGGCTGCAGCTTCCCTTGTTTATTGAAATGATTCAATCAACATACGGAAGCATCTTTCAACGTGAAAAAATATGGAGACTGAGTGGGAATCCAGACGCAGCTGGCCCACTCTATTAG